One window of Arthrobacter oryzae genomic DNA carries:
- the nth gene encoding endonuclease III, with translation MAPVSGTPKPGSITPRTSGESLLALKRRARRINRALAELYPYAHAELDFRSPFELLVATVLSAQTTDVVVNQITPMLFARYPDARSMAEADPAELEVILKPTGFFRAKARNVMALCNRLVDEYDGEVPPRLQDLVTLPGVGRKTANVVLGNAFGIPGITVDTHFGRLARRFGWTESDDPVRVEADVAELFEPRDWTMLSHRVVFHGRRVCHARKPACGACAVATWCPSYGAGETDPQKAGKLLKYELAPGQEALLAQLLAETHRAAEIRMESQKRGK, from the coding sequence ATGGCCCCTGTTTCCGGCACACCGAAGCCGGGCAGCATTACTCCGCGGACGTCCGGGGAATCACTGCTGGCGCTGAAGCGGCGCGCCCGCAGGATCAACCGGGCGCTCGCGGAGCTCTATCCGTACGCACACGCCGAGCTGGATTTCCGCAGCCCCTTCGAGCTCCTGGTGGCCACGGTGCTCTCGGCCCAGACCACCGACGTGGTGGTCAACCAGATCACGCCAATGCTGTTCGCGCGGTATCCGGACGCCCGGAGCATGGCTGAGGCCGATCCTGCCGAGCTCGAAGTGATCCTCAAGCCCACCGGGTTCTTCCGCGCGAAGGCGAGGAACGTGATGGCGCTGTGCAACCGGCTGGTGGACGAGTACGACGGGGAAGTTCCGCCCCGGCTGCAGGACCTGGTGACGCTGCCCGGGGTGGGGCGGAAAACCGCCAACGTGGTGCTGGGCAACGCCTTCGGCATTCCCGGAATCACCGTGGACACGCACTTTGGCCGGCTCGCACGCCGGTTCGGCTGGACCGAATCGGATGATCCCGTGCGGGTCGAAGCGGACGTGGCAGAACTCTTTGAACCGCGTGACTGGACCATGCTGTCCCACCGGGTGGTGTTCCACGGGCGGCGCGTTTGCCACGCGCGCAAACCTGCCTGTGGTGCATGTGCCGTGGCCACCTGGTGCCCCAGCTACGGGGCGGGGGAGACGGACCCGCAGAAGGCGGGCAAGCTGCTCAAATACGAGCTCGCCCCGGGCCAGGAAGCCCTTTT